The following proteins come from a genomic window of bacterium:
- a CDS encoding zinc metalloprotease HtpX translates to MLNNLKTFVLFVVMGAIIMAAGTYFGGQSGLAIGLGIALIFTFGSYWYSDKIATSMYGAREVSPQEAPALHEMVERLSRAAGIPKPRIAIVDLDIPNAFATGRDPSHGLVAVTTGLLNGLSQDEIEGVVAHELAHIKHRDTLTMAVAAAMAMAITFIARMAFWFGGSRDNGGGLLGMLAMLIVAPLAATLIQLAISRSREFEADAGAAKITGNPRGLAYALARLEGYNKRAEFPYADPATAHMFIVQPAMGGSLVSLFSTHPSTKERIKRLEAMAR, encoded by the coding sequence ATGCTCAACAACCTGAAAACTTTCGTTTTGTTCGTCGTGATGGGCGCGATCATTATGGCCGCGGGAACGTATTTCGGCGGCCAGTCCGGCCTCGCAATCGGCCTCGGAATCGCGCTGATATTCACGTTTGGCAGTTACTGGTATAGCGACAAAATCGCGACTTCAATGTACGGCGCAAGGGAAGTTTCACCGCAGGAAGCTCCCGCGCTGCACGAAATGGTCGAGAGGCTTTCGCGCGCTGCAGGTATTCCAAAACCGCGTATCGCGATTGTAGACCTGGACATCCCGAACGCGTTCGCGACCGGCCGCGATCCTTCGCACGGCCTCGTTGCGGTGACCACGGGACTGCTTAACGGTCTTTCGCAGGACGAAATCGAAGGCGTCGTAGCCCATGAGTTGGCTCACATCAAACACAGGGACACGCTGACGATGGCGGTCGCCGCTGCGATGGCGATGGCGATTACATTTATTGCCCGCATGGCGTTCTGGTTCGGCGGAAGCCGGGACAACGGCGGCGGATTGCTCGGAATGCTCGCGATGCTGATTGTCGCTCCTCTGGCCGCGACGCTGATTCAGCTCGCCATTTCCCGCAGCCGGGAATTCGAGGCGGACGCGGGTGCGGCCAAAATCACCGGCAACCCGCGTGGACTCGCATATGCGCTCGCGCGTCTCGAAGGTTATAACAAGCGAGCCGAGTTCCCGTATGCCGATCCGGCTACCGCTCACATGTTCATCGTCCAGCCTGCGATGGGCGGCTCCCTCGTTTCGCTGTTTTCGACGCATCCGAGCACGAAGGAGCGCATCAAGCGCCTCGAAGCCATGGCCCGATAG
- a CDS encoding matrixin family metalloprotease, whose translation MNRISKIHLAVLTLALLALGSCKGGGGPTSPTPEPLDINQLDTYGFTTNGQVVRFTVGANVNFYIASGEGVSGWSPGLESAAARQMTAWNDVGDKWGIYHVSQTEKSSNGDVRVVWVDSLGGNAAGRTSFQAQGGRLILPILIELPTHVNGRTVSQSEVALAAVHEMGHALGLWQHSPYSGDVMYPIAMNGVPSKRDRNTIYKLYNTAAHITNAVREPSAASGEPIVTYSIECGADCIGR comes from the coding sequence ATGAACCGCATTTCCAAAATCCATCTAGCTGTTTTGACGCTGGCTCTTCTTGCACTCGGCTCCTGCAAGGGAGGCGGTGGTCCGACAAGCCCGACCCCTGAGCCGCTGGACATTAACCAACTCGACACGTACGGTTTCACCACGAACGGCCAGGTGGTCAGATTCACGGTCGGCGCAAACGTGAATTTTTACATTGCATCCGGCGAAGGAGTCTCCGGATGGAGCCCGGGGCTGGAATCCGCGGCGGCAAGGCAGATGACCGCCTGGAACGATGTCGGGGACAAATGGGGCATCTATCACGTGTCGCAAACCGAAAAATCGTCGAACGGCGATGTAAGGGTCGTTTGGGTGGACTCGCTCGGCGGCAACGCGGCGGGGCGGACCTCATTCCAAGCCCAGGGCGGCCGGCTGATTTTGCCGATTCTGATTGAGCTGCCGACCCACGTGAACGGGCGGACGGTGAGCCAAAGCGAAGTCGCGCTCGCCGCGGTTCACGAAATGGGGCACGCGCTCGGTCTGTGGCAGCACTCGCCATATTCAGGCGACGTGATGTATCCAATTGCGATGAACGGCGTTCCTTCAAAACGCGACCGAAACACGATATACAAGCTTTACAACACGGCGGCGCATATCACGAATGCGGTCAGGGAACCTTCGGCGGCAAGCGGCGAGCCGATTGTCACATATTCAATCGAATGCGGCGCCGACTGCATCGGGCGCTGA
- a CDS encoding alginate export family protein has translation MKKNFVFGVIGVFAFSAAAFAAEEYPSFDFGAETRTRFAYNDNYDWNNANLDERFPWQSRIRLDFNWKPKIGQRLVVQPQFSYWDRWHGDLPLQGDQFVLYQAYYEIRDPKKWSWEWRIGRQELDVEDGSLVGASYWDNLGQTFDGIRFRQRSNEFEFDVFAARQGEWRGTGSEERFIAGIAAATHPYSPHKLFGHVLYKADRRDFAVSLNPLSLAKSYVPAKELDQYTIGGGYHYKPKNGVDAKIGGDYQFGDSAGADIDAYRCFVEVSNMAREPAPIRIGARYEFASGDPDSTDNDVQGFSPPFADYYGKHGNSFILGPPNLNDLALFADFKPRTDLTIQPAVHFFWADTVRGSVHDARGGASIPANDERQGSRDLGVEFDLDFKYRASDKLVVNFGWYRFAPGAMIRDYTGFGNHADMVFVQLTYNFV, from the coding sequence GTGAAGAAGAATTTTGTTTTTGGGGTCATTGGGGTTTTCGCGTTTTCGGCCGCGGCATTTGCCGCGGAAGAATACCCATCGTTCGATTTCGGCGCGGAAACCAGAACCAGGTTTGCCTACAACGACAACTACGACTGGAACAACGCAAACCTGGACGAGCGGTTTCCCTGGCAGAGCAGGATCAGGCTGGATTTCAACTGGAAACCTAAAATCGGACAGCGCCTGGTGGTGCAGCCACAGTTCAGCTACTGGGATAGATGGCACGGCGATTTGCCTCTACAAGGCGACCAGTTCGTTCTATACCAAGCCTACTACGAAATCCGCGATCCGAAGAAATGGTCGTGGGAATGGAGAATCGGCAGGCAGGAGCTTGATGTGGAAGACGGCTCATTGGTGGGCGCGAGCTATTGGGACAATCTCGGCCAGACCTTCGACGGGATTCGATTCCGCCAGCGATCCAACGAATTCGAATTCGACGTGTTCGCAGCACGACAGGGCGAATGGCGGGGCACCGGTTCCGAAGAAAGATTCATCGCCGGCATTGCGGCCGCGACTCATCCGTATTCACCACACAAGCTATTCGGACATGTGCTTTACAAAGCGGACAGGCGCGATTTCGCGGTATCGCTAAACCCGCTTTCCCTAGCTAAAAGCTATGTTCCTGCCAAGGAGCTTGATCAATACACGATCGGCGGCGGTTATCACTACAAGCCCAAGAACGGCGTGGATGCAAAAATCGGCGGTGATTATCAATTCGGAGATTCGGCCGGCGCTGACATTGATGCGTACCGCTGTTTCGTCGAAGTATCCAACATGGCGCGCGAACCGGCGCCAATAAGGATTGGAGCGCGGTATGAATTCGCGTCGGGCGATCCCGACTCGACAGACAACGACGTTCAGGGATTTTCACCCCCGTTCGCCGATTACTACGGCAAGCATGGAAATTCCTTCATTCTCGGCCCGCCGAACCTCAACGACCTTGCGCTTTTTGCGGATTTCAAGCCTCGGACGGATTTGACTATTCAGCCGGCTGTACATTTCTTTTGGGCCGACACGGTCCGCGGGTCCGTACATGATGCACGAGGAGGCGCTTCAATCCCTGCAAACGACGAAAGGCAAGGCAGCCGCGATCTAGGGGTTGAATTCGATCTCGATTTCAAATACCGGGCGTCCGACAAGCTTGTAGTCAATTTCGGCTGGTATAGATTCGCTCCTGGAGCAATGATCAGGGATTACACCGGCTTCGGAAACCACGCCGACATGGTGTTCGTGCAGCTTACCTATAATTTTGTCTAA
- a CDS encoding FecR domain-containing protein, whose protein sequence is MRISKLTVLTAIFVCAASAAHAQPVTITRIKGEVQIRRANSKDWVVAEPDFTLEKGDRIRTLKNGKAELLFPVGTLLMIKEESEVQISKAGDGKGGGSVKTILGAVLLNIKQGLDPGSTFEIDGLSALGVVRGTVLRVEVDVDTTSYWHGFESPVEVSNEQGRWTMEAGTNCRVDPFGKPIPGGCRTMTLPECIREFAIDETDEALAAEIERKLSGEIPSDS, encoded by the coding sequence ATGCGAATTTCGAAACTAACGGTATTAACCGCCATTTTTGTTTGCGCGGCTTCAGCGGCGCACGCCCAGCCTGTCACAATTACGAGGATAAAGGGCGAAGTGCAGATCAGGCGCGCGAATTCAAAAGACTGGGTGGTGGCCGAGCCGGATTTCACACTGGAAAAAGGCGACAGAATCCGTACGCTGAAAAACGGCAAGGCCGAGCTTCTATTCCCGGTAGGCACGTTGCTGATGATTAAAGAAGAAAGCGAAGTGCAGATTTCGAAGGCCGGAGATGGAAAGGGCGGCGGGTCGGTTAAGACAATCCTCGGCGCTGTCTTATTGAATATCAAGCAAGGGCTGGACCCCGGCTCAACCTTCGAAATAGACGGATTGTCTGCCCTTGGAGTCGTCAGAGGCACGGTGTTGCGCGTCGAGGTGGATGTCGACACGACCAGCTATTGGCATGGCTTTGAATCCCCTGTTGAGGTTTCCAACGAGCAAGGACGTTGGACAATGGAGGCCGGTACAAATTGCCGCGTTGACCCCTTTGGGAAACCTATTCCCGGCGGATGCAGAACGATGACGCTTCCAGAGTGCATCAGGGAGTTCGCCATTGACGAAACAGACGAAGCCTTGGCTGCCGAAATCGAGCGAAAACTGTCGGGTGAGATACCTTCGGATTCTTAG
- a CDS encoding S1 RNA-binding domain-containing protein, with the protein MVDKFEEMLDRSLAEAHTVGSIVSGKVVQINEEGIFIDIGSKSEGILQYNKIIPDEIPEINIGDTIEAKIVLKKEGVYYLSKKALDFERGWNKIKKDFESQEILKVKITRKVQNGYMAEAYRVASGFLHEKNFQTPPSIGDEVDVVISEYNPKTKKLLFSRKPLIIAERKQRMEEEFQKIHVGMELEGKVEKLTEFGAFVRLNDYLTGLMHVSEMSHEHIKSPSHVCKLGDKIKVKIISIDRDSGRIGLSHKMTTTDPILDIIEGEDYEGKVENLTDFGAFVRLPNGVVGLVHISEISYNRFNKPGDVLKAGSKVRVKVLNVNIRDRRVSLSIKALEQDPWQVIHEKYGLGERVDVVIKELTSAGIVVKLDDHFEGFVPISEIAYERVEHPSKLYSVGDTVKAQVINLDPAKRKVKLSIKQTLDRFAPEGEQQDVRLTDAEAKPTGTAMKLGEMLAKSGIVAKEIESADKAREDDKTEAAAQEASSEIELNRQSAMEVDSAVQGEVEETTAPDEIQEPAASQNAENHDRSGNDS; encoded by the coding sequence ATGGTAGACAAGTTCGAAGAAATGCTGGATCGTTCGTTGGCCGAGGCCCATACCGTGGGCAGCATCGTCTCGGGCAAAGTCGTCCAGATTAACGAAGAAGGCATCTTCATCGACATCGGATCGAAAAGCGAAGGCATTCTCCAGTACAACAAGATTATTCCGGATGAAATTCCGGAAATAAACATCGGCGACACGATCGAGGCGAAGATCGTTCTGAAAAAGGAAGGCGTCTATTACCTTTCAAAAAAGGCGCTGGACTTCGAGCGCGGATGGAACAAGATCAAGAAGGATTTTGAATCACAGGAAATCCTCAAGGTCAAAATCACTCGAAAAGTCCAAAACGGCTATATGGCGGAAGCCTATCGCGTCGCATCCGGCTTTCTTCACGAGAAGAACTTTCAGACACCCCCGTCAATCGGCGACGAAGTCGATGTGGTTATCTCGGAATACAATCCCAAAACCAAAAAGCTGCTGTTTTCGCGCAAGCCATTGATCATCGCGGAACGCAAACAGCGGATGGAGGAGGAATTCCAAAAGATACATGTGGGAATGGAGCTGGAGGGAAAAGTAGAAAAACTTACGGAATTCGGTGCGTTTGTAAGGTTGAACGATTACCTGACCGGATTGATGCACGTAAGCGAAATGAGCCACGAGCATATCAAATCGCCTTCTCATGTGTGCAAGCTTGGCGACAAGATAAAGGTCAAAATCATCAGCATAGATCGCGACTCCGGCCGAATCGGCTTATCCCACAAAATGACCACGACCGATCCGATCCTCGACATCATTGAAGGTGAAGATTACGAAGGTAAAGTGGAAAACCTGACGGATTTCGGCGCGTTCGTTCGTCTGCCCAACGGCGTTGTCGGCCTGGTGCACATCTCCGAGATCTCGTACAACAGGTTCAACAAGCCCGGCGACGTGCTGAAAGCGGGAAGCAAAGTTCGCGTCAAAGTACTTAACGTCAACATACGCGACAGGCGCGTTTCACTGTCTATCAAGGCGCTTGAACAGGATCCATGGCAAGTAATCCACGAAAAGTACGGCTTGGGCGAACGGGTTGACGTAGTAATCAAGGAGCTGACCTCGGCCGGAATTGTTGTGAAGTTGGACGACCATTTTGAGGGATTTGTACCCATCTCGGAAATAGCCTACGAACGAGTCGAGCATCCTTCGAAGCTTTACTCTGTCGGCGATACGGTTAAAGCCCAAGTGATTAACCTTGACCCGGCGAAACGCAAAGTAAAGCTTTCGATCAAACAAACCTTGGACAGGTTTGCGCCGGAAGGCGAGCAGCAAGATGTTCGATTGACCGACGCCGAAGCAAAGCCGACCGGAACCGCCATGAAGCTCGGCGAAATGCTCGCGAAGAGCGGCATCGTGGCAAAGGAAATCGAGTCCGCGGATAAGGCGAGGGAAGATGACAAAACCGAAGCAGCGGCGCAGGAAGCTTCTTCCGAGATAGAACTAAATCGTCAGTCCGCTATGGAAGTCGACTCCGCAGTTCAAGGAGAGGTAGAAGAAACGACCGCTCCGGACGAAATCCAGGAGCCGGCAGCATCTCAAAATGCCGAAAATCATGACAGGTCCGGAAACGACAGTTAG
- a CDS encoding dephospho-CoA kinase, with product MIVGLTGGIACGKSIVADTLERMGVRVVDCDVLARELVRFGTGALQKITEVFGSRILNPDGSLDRKKLADIVFSSSAERIKLESILHPLIKERLRVEIDECKSRDEDLVIVAPLLIEAKVTDYVDVIWVVSSPIRLMIERLCKRDGISELDAHRRINSQMPVEEKIKYAHYIIDNSGTIEELKRQVTSTWEKMHKEFAAARSPINVVGRGRS from the coding sequence TTGATTGTCGGACTGACAGGCGGAATAGCATGCGGTAAGTCGATCGTGGCTGACACACTCGAACGCATGGGAGTGCGAGTCGTTGACTGCGACGTTTTGGCCCGCGAGCTGGTTAGGTTTGGCACAGGGGCGCTCCAAAAGATAACAGAGGTTTTTGGCAGCAGAATTTTAAATCCCGATGGTTCGCTCGATCGCAAAAAGCTCGCGGACATTGTTTTTTCCAGCAGTGCCGAGCGAATCAAGCTTGAAAGCATTCTGCATCCGTTGATCAAAGAAAGGTTGCGCGTCGAAATAGACGAGTGCAAGTCCAGAGATGAGGATTTGGTGATTGTTGCGCCGCTGCTAATCGAAGCCAAGGTCACCGACTATGTGGATGTTATCTGGGTTGTGTCTTCGCCCATCAGGCTAATGATTGAAAGGCTGTGCAAACGAGACGGAATCTCCGAGCTGGATGCTCACAGACGGATAAACTCCCAGATGCCCGTGGAAGAAAAGATTAAATACGCCCATTACATCATTGACAACTCCGGCACGATAGAGGAACTGAAACGGCAGGTGACTAGTACATGGGAGAAAATGCACAAGGAATTCGCCGCCGCCCGCAGCCCGATAAATGTTGTCGGCAGGGGAAGGTCATGA